A single window of Flavobacteriales bacterium DNA harbors:
- a CDS encoding PD40 domain-containing protein encodes MKWVACLFVVLLNGCSNVYELAFVSDRNGQSDIYLTDINGKEVRQLTQTKDVEYGLTWTSDGTEIYYTLFLPEGRQVGRLVVADGKTSTVLNDSTLVSLCDVSRNKKKLLVASRIHHAKGELYVYDIPTQTYTRLTDNDFFEAGAKFSPDETSVVAAIQTQKPGPNHPAGMAEIFRIELSSLTPVQLTHMHAFNGLPDWSPDGSQIAFHSCNQGKCDVYVMEVDGSGLTNITAGKEDNRWPRWTPDGKWIAFTKSTDGNSDIWFASPDGATLKPIITSPGRDEIAECKP; translated from the coding sequence ATGAAGTGGGTAGCCTGTCTTTTCGTAGTGTTGCTAAACGGTTGTTCCAACGTTTACGAACTGGCCTTTGTGTCGGACCGCAACGGGCAATCGGATATCTACCTCACCGACATCAACGGCAAAGAGGTTCGCCAGCTTACCCAAACCAAGGATGTGGAATACGGACTTACCTGGACTTCAGACGGTACAGAGATTTACTATACCCTGTTTCTGCCGGAGGGAAGACAGGTCGGCCGCCTGGTGGTAGCCGACGGAAAAACATCCACCGTCCTCAATGACTCCACCCTGGTATCGCTGTGTGACGTATCCCGGAACAAGAAAAAACTTTTGGTAGCATCCAGAATACACCATGCAAAGGGCGAGTTGTATGTGTATGACATCCCCACCCAAACCTACACCCGACTAACCGACAACGATTTCTTCGAAGCCGGCGCAAAATTTTCTCCGGACGAGACGAGCGTCGTTGCGGCCATCCAAACCCAGAAACCGGGTCCCAACCACCCAGCCGGCATGGCGGAGATCTTCCGCATTGAGCTGTCTTCATTGACACCTGTTCAGCTCACCCACATGCATGCATTCAACGGTTTGCCCGACTGGTCGCCGGACGGAAGTCAGATCGCCTTTCACAGCTGTAACCAGGGCAAGTGCGACGTTTATGTAATGGAAGTCGATGGCTCCGGCCTGACCAACATCACCGCGGGAAAGGAAGACAACCGCTGGCCGCGGTGGACGCCGGACGGAAAATGGATCGCTTTCACCAAAAGTACCGATGGCAACTCCGATATCTGGTTCGCCTCACCGGACGGAGCCACGCTCAAACCGATCATCACCTCACCGGGCAGGGATGAGATAGCGGAGTGTAAACCTTAG
- a CDS encoding T9SS type A sorting domain-containing protein, giving the protein MKNNGCEFLKRSGWAGAASFVPLGNMLAGNQQEGKNDHTDTTIPLQLTQASDVRVDLYDLQGRKVATVNSGRLAAGQHQIILNLPSLGLSTANYVYQVEIHNANGIFRDCKMMTAAQ; this is encoded by the coding sequence ATGAAAAACAACGGATGCGAATTCCTGAAACGCTCAGGATGGGCTGGAGCAGCCTCTTTCGTGCCGTTGGGAAATATGCTGGCAGGGAACCAGCAAGAGGGGAAGAATGATCACACCGACACAACCATCCCGCTGCAGCTGACGCAAGCATCAGATGTAAGGGTGGACCTGTATGACCTGCAGGGAAGAAAGGTGGCCACAGTGAACTCCGGCAGGCTTGCGGCCGGTCAACACCAAATCATCTTGAATCTACCCTCACTTGGACTCTCAACTGCAAACTATGTGTATCAAGTGGAAATTCACAACGCCAACGGAATTTTCAGGGATTGCAAGATGATGACCGCCGCTCAATAA
- a CDS encoding DUF4419 domain-containing protein — MTKLLYLNSPNFAYAGQVNTNFWQGIYKSATEYAAYYISGWIIKFFPYIKERNFEEMEYDEEMGGSRVSEELKPNEFLQGDRYLLSTLSTDNFPSGIASIPVTWEDYFNNTTRKMEVFAGFMTIRQYPDKSLQPDITWAVCDADAPPVKEEGFSSGWQAMEHDPGDWVPRVVEVPEKPAVYDIKRFKTSAPSLIFVSKIIRDSLVRHPEFPSALYTGDTLQVLVLSNGKVAEAHLKQHTGHPELEAFITRVIRHLPNAWFPALDKLVNVLDVMDDEVSSDGEPLHEKLIKANSRVNVVLP; from the coding sequence GTGACTAAACTATTGTACCTTAACAGTCCGAATTTTGCTTACGCTGGACAAGTGAACACCAACTTCTGGCAGGGAATCTATAAATCTGCCACCGAATACGCCGCATACTATATCTCCGGATGGATCATCAAATTCTTCCCTTATATCAAGGAGCGCAACTTCGAAGAAATGGAATACGACGAGGAAATGGGGGGCTCGCGTGTATCGGAAGAGCTGAAGCCAAATGAATTTCTACAAGGAGATCGCTACCTGCTGTCCACCCTCTCCACCGATAACTTTCCCTCGGGCATTGCCAGCATACCCGTGACATGGGAAGATTATTTCAACAACACCACCCGGAAAATGGAAGTGTTCGCCGGATTCATGACCATCCGCCAATACCCCGACAAAAGCCTTCAGCCCGACATCACCTGGGCTGTATGTGACGCGGATGCCCCGCCCGTGAAGGAGGAAGGGTTCAGCAGCGGATGGCAGGCAATGGAGCATGACCCGGGCGACTGGGTGCCTAGGGTTGTTGAAGTGCCCGAAAAACCTGCCGTATACGACATCAAGCGTTTCAAGACTTCCGCACCGTCATTGATATTTGTAAGCAAAATTATCCGCGACTCCCTCGTCCGCCACCCGGAATTTCCGTCGGCGCTCTACACAGGAGATACGCTTCAGGTGCTGGTCCTCTCCAATGGCAAGGTGGCGGAAGCACATCTCAAACAACATACCGGTCATCCGGAACTGGAAGCATTCATCACCCGGGTGATCCGACACCTGCCAAACGCCTGGTTCCCGGCGCTGGACAAGCTTGTCAATGTGCTGGATGTGATGGATGATGAAGTATCGTCGGATGGAGAACCGCTTCACGAGAAGCTTATCAAGGCGAACAGCCGGGTGAACGTGGTGTTGCCGTAA